A DNA window from Mycolicibacter terrae contains the following coding sequences:
- a CDS encoding TetR/AcrR family transcriptional regulator, whose amino-acid sequence MRTKAARWGGRTGAERRADRRQRLVAAATDIWTESGWAAVTMRGVCSRAALNDRYYYEEFKTRDELLVAAWDGVRNQMLGEVSATFAERVGQPPVETIRAAISIVVLRISQDAGRAQILLTQHVGSSTLQDRRAVALQEATQLVMAASKPHLKPDADEMALRMDTFVAVGGFVELISAWHAGLLVDVSQVDIVEHTSRLAETLARRYVVDTSR is encoded by the coding sequence GTGCGGACAAAGGCAGCAAGGTGGGGCGGGCGTACAGGCGCCGAACGACGGGCTGACCGGAGGCAGCGCCTAGTCGCCGCCGCAACAGATATCTGGACGGAAAGCGGATGGGCAGCGGTTACCATGCGTGGGGTCTGCTCCAGAGCCGCGCTGAACGACCGCTATTACTATGAGGAGTTCAAGACCCGCGATGAGTTGCTCGTAGCAGCGTGGGACGGTGTCCGAAACCAGATGCTCGGCGAGGTTTCAGCAACGTTTGCCGAACGCGTCGGTCAACCACCTGTCGAGACCATTCGCGCCGCGATCTCGATCGTCGTCCTCCGCATTTCGCAAGATGCCGGCCGAGCCCAGATTCTGCTGACGCAACACGTCGGCAGTTCAACATTGCAAGATCGTCGTGCGGTGGCCTTGCAGGAAGCCACCCAGCTCGTCATGGCCGCCAGCAAGCCGCATCTGAAGCCTGACGCAGACGAAATGGCCTTGCGCATGGACACGTTTGTAGCGGTCGGCGGCTTCGTCGAACTGATCAGCGCCTGGCACGCAGGACTACTCGTCGACGTAAGTCAAGTCGACATCGTCGAACATACGAGCAGACTTGCTGAAACACTGGCTCGCCGCTACGTGGTTGATACGTCTCGCTAG
- a CDS encoding SDR family NAD(P)-dependent oxidoreductase: MDFLWWGKSPRRSDRANAVVTGAGSGIGRAFAVELARRGGRVVCADIDPVRAKETVGLVVQAGGDGLDIVCDVSDEEQVRELAHSAEEWFGESPSLVINNAGIGVGGNVIGATAKRDWETTLSINLWGVIYGCEIFVPRLRARGSGGIINVASAASFGAAPRMAAYNVSKAGVLSLSETLAAELSGTGVAVTVLCPTFVKTNIVDNPGIEESAAKLATNLMKWTGVSAESVARKTLDANDRGQLHVLPQVDAKILWLFKRAVPATYTRALGLVERIAR; encoded by the coding sequence ATGGATTTCTTGTGGTGGGGCAAGTCGCCTCGCAGAAGTGACCGCGCGAACGCGGTTGTTACAGGGGCTGGCAGTGGAATTGGTCGCGCTTTTGCGGTAGAGCTCGCCCGCAGAGGCGGGCGGGTGGTATGCGCCGACATCGATCCCGTGCGTGCCAAGGAGACGGTCGGTCTCGTCGTCCAAGCGGGCGGTGATGGCCTCGACATCGTGTGCGATGTCTCCGATGAAGAACAGGTCCGCGAACTCGCCCACAGCGCTGAAGAGTGGTTTGGGGAGTCGCCCAGCCTGGTGATCAACAACGCGGGCATCGGAGTCGGTGGCAATGTCATCGGCGCGACGGCTAAACGCGACTGGGAGACGACGCTCTCAATCAACTTGTGGGGAGTGATCTACGGCTGCGAGATCTTCGTACCGCGGCTTCGCGCGAGGGGCAGCGGCGGAATTATCAACGTCGCGTCGGCTGCAAGTTTCGGAGCGGCGCCTCGGATGGCTGCCTACAACGTCAGCAAGGCCGGAGTGCTCTCGCTATCCGAGACTTTGGCGGCCGAGCTGAGTGGTACTGGTGTGGCGGTGACTGTACTGTGCCCGACATTTGTCAAGACCAACATCGTCGATAACCCTGGTATTGAGGAGTCGGCCGCCAAGCTGGCAACGAATTTGATGAAGTGGACCGGCGTGTCGGCGGAATCGGTGGCGCGCAAAACGTTGGACGCGAACGATCGCGGTCAGTTGCACGTCCTACCCCAAGTCGACGCGAAGATTCTCTGGTTATTTAAGCGGGCAGTGCCTGCCACGTATACCCGTGCGCTCGGTTTGGTTGAGCGAATCGCGCGCTAA
- a CDS encoding flavin-containing monooxygenase has translation MSDTTTVLIVGAGFAGLGTAIRLLQQGIDDFVVLERADEVGGTWRDNTYPGAACDIPSLLYSYGFEQNPDWSRAYSGSAEILGYIKTMVDKYSLSRFIRFGVNVTGLEFDEESALWTAQTADGSQFTARTAVMASGPLANASLPDIRGLDTFDGHKIHSARWDHDYDMSDKRVAVIGTGASAVQIIPELVKTARSVKVFQRTPGWVLPRPDFSHPQWARTAFRRAPLVQKAARQAWFWVHELMAVGMVWDTPVTTGIQLVAKANLRRQVSDTWLRRQLTPNFRAGCKRMLMSSDYYPALQRDNCKLISWPIATLSPNGIRTADGIEHEVDCIVFATGFDVCKAGTPFPICAAGRELSDEWSQGAYAYRSVTVAGYPNLFFTFGPNSGPGHNSALVYMEAEINYIVKAIGAIIANDLSTLEVREDRQNNYHGEVQQRLGSTTWNSGCKSWYLTNDGYNGTMYPGFATQFVRALSKVDMGDYVTTPTTARTEHHPTEHAQNGSNVAKVAQGRKAKVTQGRKSAGALPTRSDVKADILDVGVGKVPPKRAASRVRKDA, from the coding sequence ATGAGCGACACCACGACCGTCTTGATCGTCGGTGCGGGTTTCGCCGGCCTGGGAACCGCAATCCGGTTGCTACAACAGGGTATCGACGATTTCGTTGTCCTTGAACGTGCCGACGAGGTGGGTGGTACCTGGCGGGACAACACCTATCCCGGCGCGGCGTGCGACATCCCGTCGCTGCTCTATTCCTACGGGTTCGAGCAAAATCCGGACTGGTCCCGCGCGTATTCGGGCAGCGCCGAGATCCTCGGCTACATCAAGACGATGGTGGACAAGTACTCGCTGTCGCGTTTCATCCGGTTCGGAGTGAACGTCACCGGTCTGGAGTTCGACGAGGAAAGCGCACTGTGGACGGCGCAGACAGCTGACGGCTCGCAGTTCACGGCGCGCACCGCAGTGATGGCCAGTGGGCCGCTGGCGAATGCGAGCCTGCCGGACATCCGCGGACTGGACACCTTCGATGGTCACAAGATCCACAGTGCGCGTTGGGATCACGACTACGACATGAGCGACAAACGTGTCGCCGTGATCGGCACCGGAGCCAGCGCTGTTCAGATCATTCCCGAACTGGTGAAGACTGCGCGGTCGGTGAAGGTCTTCCAACGCACCCCCGGCTGGGTCCTCCCTCGGCCCGACTTCTCCCATCCGCAGTGGGCGCGCACGGCGTTTCGTCGAGCGCCTCTCGTGCAGAAAGCCGCACGGCAGGCGTGGTTCTGGGTGCACGAGCTCATGGCCGTCGGCATGGTCTGGGATACCCCGGTCACCACCGGCATCCAGCTGGTGGCGAAGGCGAATTTACGGAGGCAGGTATCGGATACTTGGCTCAGGCGCCAGCTGACGCCGAACTTCCGCGCCGGCTGCAAACGGATGCTGATGAGCAGCGATTACTACCCCGCTCTTCAACGCGACAACTGCAAGCTCATCTCATGGCCGATCGCGACCCTGTCGCCGAATGGCATACGGACCGCAGATGGCATCGAACACGAAGTGGACTGCATCGTCTTTGCCACCGGCTTCGATGTATGCAAGGCCGGCACGCCTTTTCCCATCTGCGCAGCTGGTCGTGAGCTCTCCGACGAGTGGTCCCAGGGCGCCTATGCGTACCGGAGCGTCACCGTTGCGGGCTATCCCAATCTGTTCTTCACCTTCGGTCCGAATTCAGGGCCCGGCCATAACTCGGCCCTCGTGTACATGGAGGCCGAGATCAACTACATCGTCAAAGCCATCGGCGCGATCATCGCGAATGATCTCAGTACGCTCGAGGTCCGCGAAGATCGGCAAAATAATTACCACGGCGAGGTACAGCAGCGGTTGGGAAGTACGACTTGGAATTCGGGTTGCAAGAGCTGGTACCTCACGAATGACGGATACAACGGCACCATGTACCCCGGTTTCGCCACCCAGTTCGTGCGCGCACTGTCCAAGGTCGACATGGGTGATTATGTAACGACCCCGACAACCGCACGAACTGAGCACCACCCAACCGAACACGCCCAAAACGGCTCGAATGTGGCCAAGGTTGCCCAGGGCCGCAAGGCCAAGGTAACCCAGGGCCGAAAAAGCGCAGGCGCCCTGCCAACGCGGTCTGACGTCAAAGCCGACATCCTGGACGTGGGCGTCGGGAAAGTACCGCCTAAGCGCGCAGCCTCGAGAGTGAGGAAAGACGCTTGA
- a CDS encoding flavin-containing monooxygenase, whose protein sequence is MGIKLLKEGFSDFLIVDEAQGVGGTWYWNTYPGIAVDIPSYSYQFSFEKRPSWSRTYAPGIELKNYAKHCVEKYGLASRIRFGVTVVRAEFDEESTLWRLFTSTDEELTARFVINASGVLTRPKTPDIPGVGDFGGVTMHTSRWDHQQTLTGKRVAVIGTGASAVQLIPSIAKDVDTLTVFQRTPIWCLPKFDFAVPRPLSALLRLAPGAQIAARAASQAFVELTFPVAAHFHTAIPLASAIERAAISYMRRQVTDPVVRDKLTPRYALGCKRPSFHNEYLKTFNRGNVHLETNPITRVDETAVITADGARHEIDVLVLATGFKVMESDSMPTYSLRGVAGRDQAQWWDENRLQAYEGVSVPGFPNHFSVFGPYGYNGSSYFALIEAQAGHILRCLRQARTAGSNYVEVREEANQRFFAEMLARRHTQVFWQDSCAGANSYYFDKHGDVPLRPTTTVESIWRSRRFDLADYRFERRPAKKADTAPQKVVTAG, encoded by the coding sequence GTGGGCATCAAGCTGCTGAAGGAAGGTTTCTCAGACTTCCTCATCGTTGATGAGGCCCAAGGGGTGGGTGGAACCTGGTACTGGAATACCTACCCGGGGATTGCAGTAGACATTCCGTCATATAGTTACCAATTCTCCTTTGAGAAACGCCCGTCGTGGTCACGTACCTATGCGCCGGGGATCGAACTGAAGAACTACGCGAAGCATTGCGTGGAAAAATATGGCCTCGCGTCGCGCATCCGCTTCGGAGTCACGGTTGTGAGGGCTGAGTTCGACGAAGAATCGACATTGTGGCGTTTGTTCACCTCGACAGATGAGGAACTGACAGCCAGGTTCGTCATCAATGCCTCCGGGGTTCTCACGCGACCAAAAACGCCGGACATACCGGGGGTCGGGGACTTCGGCGGGGTCACGATGCACACGTCGCGCTGGGACCACCAGCAGACCCTCACCGGAAAGAGGGTCGCCGTCATCGGGACGGGCGCCTCGGCGGTGCAACTGATCCCCTCGATAGCCAAGGACGTGGACACACTCACCGTCTTTCAGCGCACCCCGATATGGTGTCTACCGAAATTCGACTTCGCGGTGCCCCGCCCGCTGAGTGCTCTTCTCCGGCTCGCACCCGGAGCGCAGATCGCCGCGCGGGCAGCCAGCCAGGCGTTTGTCGAACTCACCTTTCCCGTCGCAGCGCACTTCCATACCGCCATACCGCTGGCGTCGGCGATCGAGCGTGCAGCGATCAGCTACATGCGTCGGCAGGTCACAGACCCGGTCGTTCGGGATAAGCTGACACCGCGCTACGCGCTGGGCTGCAAGCGGCCAAGCTTTCACAACGAATATCTCAAGACGTTCAACCGCGGCAACGTCCATCTTGAAACCAACCCCATCACCCGGGTGGATGAAACCGCGGTAATTACGGCCGATGGCGCCAGACACGAGATCGACGTGCTCGTGCTGGCAACGGGATTCAAGGTCATGGAATCGGACAGCATGCCCACCTACTCGCTCAGAGGTGTCGCCGGCCGAGACCAGGCACAGTGGTGGGACGAGAACCGACTCCAGGCATATGAGGGCGTCAGCGTGCCAGGATTCCCGAACCATTTCTCAGTGTTTGGCCCGTACGGATACAACGGCTCGTCCTACTTCGCACTCATCGAGGCACAGGCGGGTCACATTCTCCGTTGCCTCCGGCAGGCCAGGACGGCCGGCTCGAACTACGTCGAGGTACGCGAGGAGGCGAATCAACGCTTCTTCGCGGAGATGCTGGCACGGCGGCATACGCAGGTCTTCTGGCAGGACAGCTGCGCGGGCGCGAACAGCTATTACTTCGACAAGCATGGGGACGTGCCTCTGCGTCCGACGACGACGGTCGAGTCGATCTGGCGCAGTCGACGATTCGACCTGGCCGACTACCGTTTCGAACGACGACCGGCGAAAAAGGCGGACACTGCCCCACAGAAGGTGGTCACCGCCGGATGA
- a CDS encoding alpha/beta hydrolase yields the protein MSSPARPNPSMASHLVAATARRVLRPLTQVIPANEHGFAVMDRVLRGTLVVSRPRRAISVEKVDTPFAGERVRGDWVKAANVASDAPPILYIHGGAFSMCSPETHRGLISELSAAARRPVFAVRYRLVPKYPFPAAADDALIAYRWLTEGSAITASSGTVALAGDSAGGQLAAATALGAREHRLPTPDAMLLMSPVLDLTCQLAMDRDLRRRDPFASAISASRTMGLYVAGADPADPRISVLDADLTDMPPTLIQVGGREMLLDDSRVFAKRLQTAGVSSQLQVFRGQIHVFQAMFRLLPEAREALRLGGEFLATSATVR from the coding sequence ATGAGTTCACCTGCCAGGCCGAATCCGAGCATGGCGAGCCACCTGGTCGCGGCAACGGCGCGACGCGTTCTTCGACCTCTCACGCAGGTGATTCCGGCCAACGAGCATGGCTTCGCGGTCATGGACCGCGTGCTACGGGGAACACTCGTGGTGTCGCGGCCAAGGCGCGCAATCAGTGTCGAGAAGGTAGACACGCCCTTCGCCGGTGAACGTGTGCGAGGCGACTGGGTCAAGGCGGCCAACGTGGCCTCGGATGCTCCGCCGATTCTTTATATACACGGCGGCGCATTTTCTATGTGCTCTCCCGAGACCCACCGTGGCCTCATCAGCGAACTGTCCGCGGCCGCCCGCAGGCCGGTATTTGCCGTGCGCTATCGATTGGTCCCGAAATATCCCTTCCCGGCGGCCGCAGATGATGCACTGATCGCTTATCGATGGTTGACAGAGGGAAGCGCGATCACCGCGTCTTCTGGCACGGTGGCGCTCGCCGGAGATTCCGCAGGCGGCCAGCTTGCTGCGGCGACGGCGCTTGGCGCTCGGGAACATCGACTGCCGACGCCGGATGCCATGCTGCTGATGTCGCCGGTGCTGGATTTGACATGTCAACTTGCGATGGACCGTGATCTGCGCAGACGGGACCCCTTTGCGTCCGCCATCTCTGCGTCGAGAACAATGGGTCTGTACGTGGCGGGCGCCGATCCAGCCGACCCGAGGATAAGCGTGCTCGACGCTGATCTCACGGACATGCCACCAACTTTGATTCAGGTCGGCGGACGAGAGATGTTGCTCGACGACTCCAGAGTCTTTGCCAAACGTCTGCAGACTGCAGGGGTCTCCTCGCAGTTGCAAGTTTTCCGCGGCCAGATCCATGTCTTCCAGGCGATGTTTCGCCTATTGCCCGAAGCGCGTGAGGCCCTCAGGCTCGGTGGCGAGTTCTTGGCTACTTCGGCCACCGTCCGTTGA
- a CDS encoding flavin-containing monooxygenase produces MKPVKREQTQDNPPGNPSIVIIGAGFAGITLALRLTRAGFDRVLIVEKGDGVGGVWRENTYPGAACDVPSQLYSISSAPNPTWGRRYAEQRDILAYLRRVVDESGLLPLLRTKTEVAKAAFDERSNTWRLTTTSNEELECDVVISAVGQLSRPSIPNIPGMSGFAGPSFHSANWDHDLNLSGKRIAVVGTGASAVQFVPVVAACAAHLDVFQRSAPWVLPKFDRQYGGRHHQLLRKLPILRLSERLMIWTIFEFLALALVDAKPVARVLGGVALRHLGRQVHDARLRSQLTPDYAPGCKRILFSSDYYPALARPNVALVTDDIEAVEPGGIRTVDGEFHAADVIIYGTGFSATEFLSPMEVHGRSDRTLSDVWADGAHAYYGLSVPDFPNFLMMYGPNTNVGSGSIVYMLESQARHIVRLMKVLRAHPRSVIEVRADVEKRFNDRLGRRLDKSVWTMCTSWYRSARGSISTNWPSPTFLYRLRARRPKRRAYVLSRPAPANSSRRGTPEPANTHLADMPYAPSGADSVD; encoded by the coding sequence ATGAAACCCGTGAAACGTGAACAAACCCAGGACAATCCCCCTGGTAACCCCTCGATCGTCATCATCGGCGCCGGCTTCGCCGGAATTACCCTGGCACTCCGCCTCACACGCGCGGGGTTCGACAGGGTCCTCATCGTCGAAAAGGGCGATGGTGTCGGGGGAGTCTGGCGGGAGAACACCTACCCGGGGGCTGCCTGTGATGTCCCGTCGCAGCTGTACTCGATCTCCTCGGCGCCAAATCCCACGTGGGGCCGGCGTTACGCGGAACAACGCGACATCCTCGCCTACCTTCGCCGCGTCGTCGACGAAAGTGGATTGCTGCCCCTCCTTCGGACGAAGACCGAAGTCGCCAAGGCAGCCTTCGATGAGCGCTCGAACACATGGCGTCTGACCACGACTTCCAACGAAGAATTGGAGTGTGATGTCGTCATTTCGGCCGTGGGACAGCTGTCGCGCCCTTCGATCCCGAACATTCCTGGAATGTCGGGGTTCGCGGGCCCGTCGTTTCATTCCGCCAATTGGGACCACGATCTGAATCTCAGCGGCAAGCGCATTGCGGTCGTCGGCACTGGCGCAAGTGCGGTGCAATTCGTCCCGGTGGTCGCTGCATGCGCCGCGCACTTGGATGTTTTCCAACGGTCAGCCCCATGGGTGCTGCCCAAATTCGATCGTCAGTACGGTGGGCGGCATCACCAACTGCTGCGCAAGTTACCCATTCTGCGGCTCAGCGAACGTCTGATGATCTGGACGATATTCGAGTTCTTGGCGTTGGCACTCGTCGATGCGAAGCCAGTGGCGCGAGTCCTTGGCGGCGTCGCCCTCAGGCACCTAGGTCGCCAGGTGCACGACGCGCGGCTGCGTTCCCAACTGACACCGGACTATGCGCCCGGATGCAAGAGGATCCTGTTCTCCAGCGACTACTACCCCGCACTCGCCCGTCCCAACGTCGCACTGGTGACCGACGATATTGAGGCAGTAGAACCCGGCGGAATTCGCACGGTGGACGGCGAATTCCATGCCGCCGACGTCATCATCTACGGCACCGGCTTTAGTGCCACCGAGTTTCTTTCCCCGATGGAGGTCCACGGCCGTTCGGACCGAACATTGTCGGACGTGTGGGCAGATGGCGCGCACGCCTACTACGGCCTGTCGGTGCCAGATTTCCCGAATTTCCTCATGATGTACGGGCCGAACACCAACGTGGGATCCGGGTCGATTGTCTACATGCTCGAGTCGCAGGCCCGACACATCGTCAGGTTGATGAAGGTTCTCCGTGCCCATCCGCGAAGTGTCATCGAGGTGCGTGCCGACGTGGAGAAGCGCTTCAACGACCGGTTGGGTCGCCGCCTGGACAAATCCGTGTGGACTATGTGCACGAGCTGGTATCGCTCGGCGCGCGGTTCGATATCCACCAACTGGCCCAGCCCGACCTTCCTGTATCGCCTTCGTGCGCGCAGGCCGAAGCGGCGCGCTTACGTCCTGTCGCGTCCCGCGCCCGCGAACTCGTCGCGCAGGGGGACACCCGAGCCGGCCAACACCCATCTGGCCGACATGCCCTATGCCCCCAGCGGGGCCGATAGCGTCGACTAG
- a CDS encoding cytochrome P450, with translation MTKSPSGSASKSRDRLSSVLLNPLPQRVERAIQEVSRRWPVRELAAPPTGSGLKPVIGDQGLPLVGHTLDYIRFGSDLSRERYERFGSVSWMGAFGTKMVVIAGPQATQEALTTKAKAFSQDGWGFLIDAFFHRGLMLMSFDEHLMHRRIMQEAFTRPRLTGYVKQVGPSVRSSVPKWPTGSGVRLYPLLKDLTLNVATDVFMGGRGKEDSRSVNRAFVATVRAASAIVRAPLPGTRYRAGVRGRRLLEAYFARHLPAARSGQNDDLFAALCEARAEDGERFTDADIINHMIFLMMAAHDTSTITTAAVAYFLAKNPEWQDRLRAESDRLGDDLPDIEDLEGLTAMDLVIKESLRLVAPVPLVMRKTVTDTAIDGYYVPSGVLVAITPAVNHFAPTVWTEPDRFDPTRFEPPRREDHAHRFAWLPFGGGAHKCIGMHFGTLEVKAILHEMLREFTWSLDDGYRVRWDNTSLPVPVDGLPITLCRR, from the coding sequence ATGACCAAATCGCCGTCCGGTTCGGCAAGCAAGTCCCGTGACCGTCTGTCGTCGGTACTACTGAATCCCCTCCCGCAGCGCGTCGAGCGCGCTATCCAGGAGGTGAGTCGACGATGGCCGGTTCGCGAACTTGCCGCGCCGCCGACAGGTAGCGGATTGAAGCCAGTTATCGGCGATCAGGGATTGCCTCTCGTTGGCCACACACTGGACTACATTCGCTTCGGCTCTGACCTCAGTAGAGAGCGGTACGAGAGATTTGGTTCGGTCTCGTGGATGGGGGCGTTTGGCACCAAGATGGTCGTCATTGCGGGACCGCAGGCAACTCAAGAAGCACTCACCACCAAAGCCAAGGCTTTCTCGCAAGATGGTTGGGGTTTTCTCATCGATGCGTTCTTTCATCGGGGGCTGATGCTGATGAGCTTCGATGAGCATCTGATGCATCGGCGAATCATGCAGGAGGCGTTCACACGTCCGCGACTAACCGGTTATGTCAAGCAGGTCGGGCCATCGGTTCGTTCTAGCGTACCGAAGTGGCCGACCGGTTCGGGTGTCCGCTTGTATCCCCTGTTGAAGGATTTGACGCTCAACGTGGCAACCGATGTGTTCATGGGCGGCCGCGGGAAAGAGGACAGCCGTTCAGTAAATCGAGCCTTTGTAGCAACCGTCCGCGCTGCCAGTGCGATCGTGCGTGCTCCTCTGCCCGGGACGCGGTACCGCGCCGGAGTGCGCGGTCGCCGGTTGCTGGAGGCGTACTTCGCCCGGCACTTACCGGCGGCACGCTCGGGGCAGAATGATGATTTATTCGCCGCGCTATGTGAGGCGCGCGCCGAGGACGGCGAACGCTTCACTGATGCGGACATCATAAATCACATGATCTTTCTGATGATGGCCGCTCATGACACGTCAACGATCACCACTGCCGCTGTGGCGTACTTCTTGGCGAAGAATCCTGAATGGCAGGATCGACTTCGTGCTGAGTCTGACCGTCTAGGCGACGATCTGCCGGACATTGAGGACCTGGAGGGGCTCACGGCGATGGACTTGGTCATCAAGGAGTCGCTCAGACTAGTTGCACCGGTACCGTTGGTTATGCGTAAGACGGTGACCGACACCGCAATTGATGGCTACTACGTCCCCTCCGGAGTGCTTGTCGCCATCACGCCTGCGGTCAACCACTTTGCGCCCACAGTGTGGACCGAGCCGGACCGGTTTGACCCAACGCGATTCGAGCCGCCACGGCGCGAGGATCACGCCCACCGCTTCGCCTGGCTTCCGTTCGGAGGAGGCGCGCACAAGTGCATCGGGATGCACTTCGGCACCTTGGAGGTGAAGGCAATACTGCACGAGATGCTGCGGGAATTCACCTGGAGTCTGGATGACGGCTACCGCGTTCGGTGGGACAATACGTCCCTGCCTGTCCCTGTCGACGGCCTACCTATTACGTTGTGTCGCCGATGA
- a CDS encoding SDR family NAD(P)-dependent oxidoreductase, whose protein sequence is MLEPSTAVVTGAGRGIGLEIARQLAAAGHKVLLTDVDGDAAERAATEVGGGAWSATHDVRDPSGHREVAAQALAAGPLAVWVNNAGILIAGNSWSHSDAEIASILDVNVRGVVAGSHAAVAAMGAGGGAILNIASLSALAPIPGLAMYAATKAAVLSFTTSLQGDLDHAGLQIRARALCPDVVSTKMVTDRVADPGAALLFAGPRPMDAAAVARAGLELLESRQIFRVVPRWRGVVARTSDAAPSLGLRAFALMRGVGERRQRNHR, encoded by the coding sequence ATGCTAGAACCATCAACAGCCGTCGTCACAGGAGCAGGTCGAGGGATTGGTCTGGAGATCGCGAGACAACTCGCCGCTGCCGGTCACAAGGTTTTGCTCACGGATGTCGATGGCGACGCGGCGGAGCGCGCTGCCACCGAGGTCGGCGGTGGCGCTTGGAGCGCCACGCACGACGTACGAGATCCGTCGGGTCATCGGGAAGTCGCTGCTCAGGCTTTAGCCGCTGGCCCTCTGGCGGTGTGGGTAAACAACGCTGGGATCCTAATCGCGGGTAACAGCTGGAGTCACAGCGATGCCGAGATTGCGTCGATCCTCGATGTAAATGTACGAGGTGTCGTTGCCGGGTCACACGCGGCAGTTGCCGCCATGGGCGCAGGTGGGGGTGCGATCCTCAACATCGCGTCGCTCTCGGCTCTGGCCCCCATCCCTGGACTCGCGATGTACGCAGCCACTAAAGCCGCCGTATTGTCGTTCACCACATCGCTGCAAGGCGATCTTGACCATGCGGGATTGCAAATCCGTGCCCGGGCGCTATGCCCCGACGTGGTGAGTACGAAAATGGTCACCGACCGAGTCGCCGACCCTGGGGCGGCGCTACTGTTCGCCGGACCTCGTCCAATGGATGCGGCGGCCGTGGCCCGCGCAGGACTCGAGTTGCTGGAGAGTCGCCAGATATTCCGGGTAGTTCCTCGGTGGCGCGGCGTAGTTGCGCGCACTAGCGATGCTGCGCCGTCGCTCGGGTTGAGAGCTTTCGCGTTGATGCGCGGCGTTGGTGAGCGGCGCCAACGCAATCATCGTTGA
- a CDS encoding TetR/AcrR family transcriptional regulator, producing MSIVERKQWADTTAGRRATSKLPGRELRREQIIEAALSAIEENGPHALTGQIADKAGLVRTHFYRHFASKEELDLAVARHVHRELTAKIRLTLDVQGSPLDVIRAPVTQHVMWADEHPNLYRFLVNRHYRRSTEKTSPGTSAFASELAVAGARYFPRYGEDSEAADRNVAAIMGLMDASVLWWLDHRDSTRDELVVRLTRQTWLIINDRLQELGFQLDPHLPLCEPKTSSGTTRASPR from the coding sequence GTGAGCATCGTGGAGCGAAAGCAATGGGCGGACACCACAGCGGGACGCCGTGCAACCAGTAAGTTGCCAGGCCGCGAACTACGTCGTGAACAGATCATCGAAGCAGCGCTCAGCGCAATCGAAGAGAACGGACCCCACGCACTCACCGGCCAGATCGCAGACAAGGCCGGTTTAGTCCGCACGCACTTTTACCGCCACTTCGCAAGTAAAGAAGAACTCGATCTAGCCGTCGCCCGCCACGTCCACCGCGAACTCACTGCAAAGATTCGCCTAACTCTGGATGTGCAGGGATCACCGCTAGACGTGATTCGCGCGCCGGTCACACAGCACGTCATGTGGGCTGACGAACACCCCAACCTCTATCGGTTCTTGGTGAACCGACACTATCGGCGCAGCACCGAGAAAACCTCGCCCGGCACCAGTGCATTCGCCTCCGAACTCGCCGTCGCGGGTGCCCGTTACTTTCCTCGCTACGGCGAGGACTCAGAGGCGGCAGACCGCAATGTCGCCGCCATCATGGGCCTGATGGACGCTTCGGTCCTATGGTGGCTGGACCATCGCGACTCCACTCGTGACGAACTCGTCGTTCGATTGACACGGCAAACCTGGTTGATAATCAATGACAGGCTGCAGGAACTGGGATTCCAGCTTGATCCCCACTTACCACTCTGCGAACCGAAAACCTCATCAGGTACAACTCGAGCCTCCCCACGCTAA